The proteins below come from a single Fusobacterium nucleatum genomic window:
- a CDS encoding branched-chain amino acid transporter permease, with product MNNNLYTFLAIISAGIGMVICRILPYIIFANGKLPKIVKFYEKYLPFSLMAILFCLCLSTVKFSVYPHGFPEILTLLIVGALQFWKKNVILSLFLGTAIYLVLIRYI from the coding sequence ATGAATAATAATCTTTACACTTTTTTAGCTATTATATCTGCTGGAATTGGAATGGTTATTTGTAGAATATTACCCTATATTATTTTTGCAAATGGAAAGTTACCTAAAATTGTAAAGTTTTATGAAAAATATCTTCCTTTTTCATTAATGGCAATTTTATTTTGCCTTTGTTTAAGTACAGTTAAATTTTCTGTCTATCCTCATGGTTTTCCAGAAATTTTAACCTTACTTATAGTTGGTGCTTTACAATTTTGGAAAAAAAATGTAATATTATCATTATTTTTAGGAACTGCAATTTATTTAGTTTTAATTAGATATATTTAG
- a CDS encoding GNAT family N-acetyltransferase, with the protein MKVRYAKKTEKEIAIKFWKDSFKDSEEQIKFYFDNVYNGKNYLVLEDNSKIVSSLHENDYIFNFNNKSVNSKYIVGVSTDITMRNKDYMSKLLVSMLENSKKKSMPFVFLTPINPKIYRKFSFEYFSNIEYYNFSIEELVNFKLPKEDYSYIEINEENKNLYLNDLIKIYNFNMKDNFCYLERDNFYFDKILKEANSDEMKTFILYKNKVASAYIIFGLYEEKIEIRECLALNSIPYKEILALIYGYRDYYKNINLASPNNSNIEFLFDNQLNIEKIVKPFMMMRILNPLSIFKNLKLKNSNIKIYIEDKILKENTGLYSLNNEISFSNILEEKTTYDLKIDMGDLVFLITGYFSIDELIKLGKIDIKNKNVIKNLNKIFSKKNSYLYEFI; encoded by the coding sequence ATGAAAGTTAGATATGCAAAAAAAACTGAAAAAGAAATAGCTATTAAATTTTGGAAAGATAGCTTCAAAGATAGTGAAGAACAAATCAAGTTTTATTTTGATAATGTTTATAATGGGAAAAATTATTTGGTATTAGAAGATAATTCAAAAATAGTTTCTTCACTTCACGAAAATGATTATATTTTTAATTTTAATAATAAGAGTGTAAATAGTAAATATATTGTTGGAGTTTCTACTGATATAACAATGAGAAACAAAGACTATATGTCAAAGTTACTTGTCTCTATGTTAGAAAATTCTAAGAAAAAAAGTATGCCTTTTGTTTTTTTAACTCCAATAAATCCAAAAATTTATAGAAAATTTAGTTTTGAGTATTTTTCTAATATTGAATACTACAATTTTTCAATAGAGGAACTGGTTAATTTTAAACTTCCTAAGGAAGATTATTCTTATATAGAAATAAATGAAGAAAATAAAAATTTATATTTAAATGATTTAATAAAAATTTATAATTTTAATATGAAAGATAATTTTTGCTATTTAGAAAGAGATAATTTTTATTTTGATAAAATTTTAAAAGAAGCTAATAGTGATGAGATGAAAACTTTTATTCTATATAAGAATAAGGTAGCAAGTGCTTATATTATTTTTGGTTTATATGAAGAAAAGATTGAAATTAGAGAATGTTTAGCTTTAAATAGTATCCCATATAAAGAAATTTTAGCTTTAATCTATGGATATAGAGATTATTATAAAAATATCAATCTTGCTAGTCCTAATAATTCAAATATAGAATTTCTTTTTGATAATCAACTAAATATAGAAAAGATTGTCAAACCTTTTATGATGATGAGAATTTTAAACCCTCTATCTATATTTAAAAATTTAAAATTAAAAAATTCTAATATAAAAATTTATATAGAAGATAAAATTTTAAAAGAAAATACAGGATTATACTCTTTAAATAATGAAATTAGTTTTTCCAATATTTTAGAAGAAAAAACTACTTATGATTTAAAAATTGATATGGGAGATTTAGTATTTTTAATCACGGGATATTTTTCTATTGATGAATTAATAAAATTAGGAAAAATTGATATAAAAAATAAAAATGTGATTAAAAATCTAAATAAAATATTTTCTAAAAAAAATTCCTATCTTTATGAATTTATATAA
- a CDS encoding CvfB family protein has product MIKVGKRQKLVINNFSSVGAYLFAGTDDDKDNILLPNNEIEGKNLKEGDEVEVLIYRDSEDRLIATFRKTEALVGTLAKLEVVDDNQKLGAFLDWGLNKDLMLPNSQKETKVEIGKKYLVGLYEDSKGRVSATMKIYKFLMPSNDIKKGDIVNATVYRVNDEIGVFVAVEDRYFGLIPKSECFEKYSVGDELTLRVTRVREDKKLDLSPRKLLSEQMENDAELVLGKMKLLKEHFRFNDESSAEDIKDYFGISKKAFKRAIGSLLKNGLIEKTGKYFILKK; this is encoded by the coding sequence ATGATAAAAGTTGGAAAAAGACAAAAATTAGTTATAAATAATTTTTCAAGTGTAGGAGCATATTTGTTTGCAGGAACAGATGATGATAAGGATAATATTCTTCTTCCTAATAATGAAATTGAGGGGAAAAATTTAAAAGAAGGAGATGAGGTTGAAGTCCTAATTTACAGAGATAGTGAAGATAGGCTTATTGCTACATTTAGAAAAACAGAAGCACTTGTTGGAACTCTTGCAAAATTAGAAGTAGTTGATGATAACCAGAAATTAGGAGCCTTTTTAGATTGGGGGCTTAACAAAGATTTAATGCTTCCTAATTCTCAAAAAGAGACTAAGGTTGAAATAGGTAAAAAATATTTAGTTGGACTTTATGAAGATAGTAAAGGCAGAGTATCTGCTACAATGAAAATATATAAATTTTTAATGCCTTCAAATGATATAAAAAAAGGAGATATTGTTAATGCAACAGTTTATAGAGTAAATGATGAGATTGGAGTTTTTGTTGCAGTTGAAGATAGATATTTTGGTTTAATTCCTAAAAGTGAATGTTTTGAAAAATATTCTGTTGGAGATGAATTGACTTTAAGAGTTACAAGAGTTAGGGAAGATAAAAAATTAGATTTAAGTCCTAGAAAACTTTTATCTGAGCAAATGGAAAATGATGCAGAGCTTGTGCTTGGCAAAATGAAACTTTTAAAGGAGCATTTTCGTTTTAATGATGAAAGTTCAGCAGAAGATATAAAAGATTATTTTGGTATAAGTAAAAAAGCATTTAAAAGAGCTATTGGTAGTCTTTTAAAAAATGGTTTGATTGAAAAAACTGGAAAATATTTTATATTGAAAAAATAA
- a CDS encoding RNA polymerase subunit sigma has translation MNGEVAQICDITIAARFALKAKNKIAYTPSKYENKIEFLFTENYKAKNVNEWYEHCIEKGLEDIKLSMPIAVKEPSLLGFSNTSQAGLICYFKDNLVTYFIPKWEHKDKGWNTIYREYKWENPPKEKPKFEDNTENFKNTLSRIATLANKIDFQNFANIFRKAYDMLDGKEIENYFYKKYFSLMPEKNVRLFCSAGISDVFGGMGSWNDSPSWYAYEKGLESEYRNLSSELLTQIRLALLYSVNE, from the coding sequence ATGAATGGAGAGGTAGCACAAATATGTGATATTACAATAGCTGCTAGATTTGCTTTAAAAGCAAAAAATAAAATTGCTTATACACCCAGCAAATATGAAAACAAAATAGAATTCTTGTTTACTGAAAATTATAAAGCTAAAAATGTGAATGAATGGTATGAACATTGTATAGAAAAAGGCTTAGAAGATATAAAACTTTCCATGCCAATTGCTGTAAAAGAACCAAGTTTACTTGGATTTTCTAATACAAGTCAGGCTGGATTAATTTGCTATTTTAAGGACAATTTAGTTACTTATTTTATACCAAAGTGGGAACATAAAGATAAGGGTTGGAATACAATCTATAGAGAATATAAATGGGAAAACCCTCCAAAAGAGAAACCTAAATTTGAAGATAATACTGAAAATTTTAAAAATACATTAAGTAGAATAGCTACTTTGGCAAATAAAATTGACTTTCAAAATTTTGCCAATATTTTTAGAAAAGCTTATGATATGTTAGATGGAAAAGAGATTGAGAATTATTTTTATAAAAAATATTTTTCATTGATGCCTGAGAAAAATGTAAGGCTTTTTTGTTCAGCAGGAATTTCTGATGTTTTTGGTGGAATGGGTTCTTGGAATGATAGTCCTTCTTGGTATGCCTATGAAAAAGGTTTGGAAAGTGAATATAGAAATCTTTCAAGTGAACTTTTAACTCAGATTAGACTTGCACTTTTATATTCTGTCAATGAATGA
- a CDS encoding DUF3307 domain-containing protein, with amino-acid sequence MIIYILIITHLLADFLFQSSAISERKREERKFFFFHCFIYFIVFEILFFIIFQSEKIFFAALVISFSHFFILILKNKLEKKFKQKRFQLLIFSLNQVIHIIMIIGFYYIFNLENLTNNFYLNLENLENFKTIILYILIFSIILDPASVFIRKLFILISPKSYPKTNLEELKAGNIIGKLERMIIAILLLNNQFGAMGFVLTAKSIARFKQMEDKNFAEKYLIGTLTSLFIVLLSVLILKGLL; translated from the coding sequence ATGATTATTTACATTTTAATAATAACACATTTATTAGCAGACTTTTTATTTCAATCTTCTGCTATTTCAGAAAGAAAAAGAGAAGAAAGAAAATTCTTTTTCTTCCATTGTTTTATTTATTTTATAGTTTTTGAAATTTTATTCTTTATAATATTTCAATCAGAGAAAATATTTTTTGCTGCTTTAGTAATATCTTTTTCACATTTTTTTATTCTTATTTTAAAAAATAAACTAGAGAAAAAGTTTAAGCAAAAAAGATTTCAATTATTAATTTTTTCTCTTAATCAAGTGATACATATTATTATGATAATAGGATTTTATTATATTTTTAATTTAGAGAATTTAACTAATAATTTTTATTTAAACTTAGAAAATTTAGAAAATTTTAAAACAATAATTCTATACATTCTAATATTTTCTATAATTTTAGATCCTGCTTCTGTTTTTATTAGAAAATTGTTTATTTTAATTTCTCCTAAAAGCTATCCCAAAACAAACTTAGAAGAATTAAAAGCTGGGAATATTATCGGAAAACTTGAAAGAATGATTATTGCTATTCTTTTATTAAATAATCAATTCGGAGCTATGGGCTTTGTTTTGACTGCTAAAAGTATTGCTCGTTTCAAACAAATGGAAGATAAGAACTTTGCTGAGAAATATTTGATTGGAACATTAACAAGTTTGTTTATAGTTTTATTAAGTGTTTTAATTTTAAAAGGACTATTGTAA
- a CDS encoding SatD family protein, whose product MKKYSVLMIDLKNSRSYDIQDRKNIQNFIIDRVEILNRIFKNSIEKKVEFSAGDEIQGLFISPKSAYLYSRLFSMLTFPVQTHSGIGYGTWDIVVENGGTTAQDGIVYHNARKAIDEAKNSLEYSVLFYSKNKNDIIINSLINGATLLSSKQSEYQNKLMLLAEILYPIVSSDMIEYEKLKEILKFVQFEKKENLIIDIDYPVISTQLEKEKFYITEGKKRGLSTQISKILGVSRQSIEKAIKSGNIYEIRNITIAILRAMENIY is encoded by the coding sequence ATGAAAAAGTATTCTGTATTAATGATAGATTTAAAAAATTCCCGTTCATACGATATTCAAGATAGAAAAAATATTCAAAATTTTATAATAGATAGGGTAGAAATTTTAAATAGAATTTTTAAAAACTCTATTGAAAAAAAAGTTGAGTTTAGTGCAGGTGACGAAATTCAAGGCTTATTTATTTCTCCTAAGTCTGCTTATTTATACTCAAGATTGTTTTCTATGCTAACTTTTCCTGTGCAAACACATAGTGGGATAGGTTATGGAACTTGGGATATTGTAGTAGAGAATGGTGGTACAACTGCACAAGATGGAATAGTGTATCATAATGCAAGAAAAGCTATTGATGAAGCAAAAAACTCTTTGGAATACTCTGTTCTTTTTTATTCAAAAAATAAGAATGATATTATCATAAATTCTTTAATTAATGGAGCAACTTTATTATCTTCTAAACAGAGTGAATATCAAAATAAATTAATGTTATTAGCAGAAATTTTATATCCCATTGTTAGTAGTGATATGATTGAATATGAAAAGTTAAAAGAAATTCTAAAATTTGTTCAATTTGAAAAGAAAGAAAATCTTATAATAGACATTGATTATCCTGTAATTTCAACACAATTAGAGAAAGAAAAATTTTATATAACAGAAGGAAAAAAAAGAGGTTTATCAACACAAATTTCAAAAATATTAGGAGTTAGTAGGCAAAGTATAGAAAAGGCAATAAAAAGTGGAAATATTTATGAAATAAGGAATATAACTATTGCTATTTTACGAGCTATGGAAAATATTTATTAG
- a CDS encoding ABC transporter permease — MELSEKDEEYIISLIKQGKKVDAIVFVKDKTGMSLKESKDYIDKKTNNEYYEENISISKEDEEYICSLINENKKLQAVAFLHKEKEMTLKEAMDYIDREMLKNKITAKKPIHKRGYIFDEKLDILIPNLTRQKKALKIMLSIFLVLLVITLIQLIFLDRSSDIKMIILRYSISGILLLIITLPLIILNIHIIKNKLKKLKNLELSNQFEVKAFISNFEIFLHGLLLLIFIIVIPILFIKIDYKDYKGIFYLLGLITITIYGIYEFLKKLKNGKYSLNIDSRGITLLYDKDAIKSIKFEKINFIKFYAKKFKRGENNIPTIEIFDMKKNIFTELDIKISDYILLKMYFEKYKVLVKDEFKKI; from the coding sequence ATGGAATTATCAGAAAAAGATGAAGAATATATTATTTCCTTGATTAAACAAGGAAAAAAAGTAGATGCTATTGTCTTTGTTAAAGATAAAACAGGAATGTCTTTAAAAGAGTCTAAGGATTATATTGATAAAAAAACAAATAATGAATACTATGAAGAAAATATATCTATTTCAAAAGAAGACGAGGAATATATATGTTCTTTGATTAATGAAAATAAAAAATTACAAGCAGTTGCTTTCTTACATAAAGAAAAAGAAATGACTTTAAAAGAAGCCATGGATTATATTGATAGAGAAATGTTAAAAAATAAAATTACAGCTAAAAAGCCAATTCATAAAAGAGGATATATCTTTGATGAAAAACTGGATATTCTTATTCCTAACTTAACTAGACAGAAAAAAGCTCTAAAAATAATGTTAAGTATTTTTCTAGTACTATTAGTTATTACATTAATTCAGTTGATATTTTTAGATAGAAGTTCAGATATAAAAATGATAATTTTACGATATTCTATTTCAGGTATTTTACTTCTTATAATAACTTTACCTCTAATTATCTTAAATATTCATATTATAAAGAATAAATTGAAAAAACTTAAAAATCTAGAACTTTCAAATCAATTTGAAGTTAAAGCTTTCATTAGTAATTTTGAGATATTTTTACATGGCTTATTACTTCTTATATTTATTATTGTAATACCTATTCTTTTTATTAAAATAGACTATAAAGACTATAAGGGAATTTTTTATTTACTTGGCTTGATTACAATAACAATTTATGGTATTTATGAGTTTTTGAAAAAGCTTAAGAATGGGAAATATTCATTAAATATAGATAGCAGAGGAATTACTCTGTTATATGATAAGGATGCAATAAAATCTATAAAATTTGAGAAAATAAATTTTATTAAATTTTATGCTAAAAAATTTAAGAGAGGAGAAAATAATATTCCTACTATAGAAATTTTTGATATGAAAAAAAATATATTTACTGAGCTGGATATAAAAATAAGTGACTATATTCTGTTAAAAATGTATTTTGAAAAATATAAAGTACTTGTGAAAGATGAGTTTAAGAAAATTTAA
- a CDS encoding YadA-like family protein, which produces MYSSAFGFDNKATENYSSAFGNQNEASGKNSSAFGFNNAATGISSSAFGLSNTATGMNSSAVGFNNTATGINSSAIGYQNETSGVISSAFGFRNKASGMNSSAIGYQNEASGVNSSTVGLYNKASGKNSSAFGTVNTASGINSSTIGTVNTASGKNSSAFGSQYKVTGEASGAFGVGKATWNNTTKVFDYDYINEGKNSYMFGNYNKIAAGTENNFILGNNVSIGSGINNSVGLGNGSTVSSSNEVSVGSATLKRKITNVADGDVSATSTDAVNGRQLYKAMQNSNENLRNEVNEKIDDVKDEVNHVGSLSAALAGLHPMQYDPKAPTQVMAALGNYKNKQSVAVGLSYYFNDRFMMSAGVAIGSEKRVKSMANVGFTVKLGKGSGVTYEEAPQYTILDEVKRLTVENNRQAKENQELKERVKNLEEKLEMLLKNK; this is translated from the coding sequence GTGTATAGTTCTGCTTTTGGTTTTGATAATAAAGCTACTGAAAACTATAGTTCTGCTTTTGGAAATCAAAATGAAGCTAGTGGTAAAAATAGTTCTGCTTTTGGTTTTAATAATGCAGCCACTGGAATAAGTAGTTCTGCTTTTGGTCTTAGTAATACAGCCACTGGAATGAATAGTTCGGCTGTTGGTTTTAATAATACAGCCACTGGAATAAATAGTTCTGCTATTGGATATCAAAATGAAACCAGTGGAGTGATTAGTTCTGCTTTTGGTTTTCGAAATAAAGCTAGTGGAATGAATAGTTCTGCTATTGGATATCAAAATGAAGCCAGTGGAGTGAATAGTTCTACTGTTGGATTATATAATAAAGCTAGTGGTAAAAATAGTTCTGCTTTTGGAACTGTTAATACAGCTAGTGGTATAAATAGTTCTACCATTGGAACTGTTAATACAGCTAGTGGTAAAAATAGTTCTGCTTTTGGAAGTCAATATAAAGTTACTGGTGAAGCTTCTGGTGCTTTTGGTGTTGGAAAAGCTACTTGGAATAATACAACAAAAGTATTTGATTATGACTATATAAATGAAGGTAAAAATTCATATATGTTTGGTAATTATAATAAAATAGCTGCTGGTACTGAAAATAACTTTATCTTAGGTAATAATGTTTCTATTGGTAGTGGTATTAATAATTCTGTTGGTTTAGGAAATGGTTCTACTGTTTCTTCTTCTAATGAAGTTTCTGTTGGTTCTGCCACACTAAAAAGAAAAATTACTAATGTTGCTGATGGAGATGTTTCTGCTACTTCTACTGATGCTGTTAATGGTAGACAATTATATAAGGCTATGCAAAACTCTAATGAAAATTTAAGAAATGAAGTTAATGAAAAGATTGATGATGTTAAAGATGAAGTTAATCATGTTGGTTCATTAAGTGCTGCTCTTGCTGGATTACACCCTATGCAATATGACCCTAAAGCTCCTACTCAAGTTATGGCTGCATTAGGAAATTATAAAAATAAACAATCAGTTGCTGTTGGATTAAGTTATTATTTCAATGATAGATTTATGATGAGTGCTGGTGTTGCTATTGGTAGTGAAAAAAGAGTAAAGAGTATGGCTAATGTTGGTTTCACTGTAAAACTTGGTAAGGGTAGTGGAGTTACTTATGAGGAAGCTCCTCAATACACTATTCTAGATGAAGTTAAGAGATTGACTGTTGAAAATAATAGACAAGCTAAAGAAAATCAAGAATTAAAAGAAAGAGTTAAAAATCTTGAAGAAAAATTAGAAATGTTGTTAAAGAATAAATAA
- a CDS encoding VOC family protein encodes MYIEHIAMYVNDLEKTKEFFSRYLGAKSNNIYHNKKTDFKSYFLTFDSGCRLEIMTKPELVDDKKDLKRTGFIHIAFSVGSKGKVDELTEILKADGYEVVSGPRTTGDGYYESCIVGIEGNQIEITI; translated from the coding sequence ATGTATATAGAACATATAGCAATGTATGTAAATGATTTAGAAAAAACTAAGGAATTTTTTAGTAGGTATTTAGGTGCAAAATCAAATAATATTTATCATAATAAAAAAACTGATTTTAAATCTTATTTTTTAACTTTTGATAGTGGATGTCGTTTGGAAATTATGACTAAACCAGAGTTAGTTGATGATAAAAAAGATTTAAAAAGAACAGGTTTTATCCATATAGCATTCAGTGTTGGAAGCAAAGGAAAAGTAGATGAATTGACTGAAATACTAAAAGCAGATGGCTATGAAGTTGTAAGTGGACCAAGAACAACAGGTGATGGATATTATGAAAGTTGTATTGTCGGTATTGAAGGAAATCAAATAGAAATCACAATTTAA
- a CDS encoding DUF3601 domain-containing protein, which translates to MYGIISVLPFVFVFIGIFTVIYIIYTTINEKRRKKLRDKEFKKIKETLFSYEFESTQKNAVNKNFDFENYLYSGDYVKVIKDFKDYYGFTYQAGEKFYFACVYFLPYEDGYTLYISKNKLNISPIYLQNREETQGEICSHPEKYFEIIEQGRFKR; encoded by the coding sequence ATGTACGGAATTATATCAGTACTTCCATTTGTATTTGTATTTATTGGAATTTTTACTGTTATTTATATTATATATACAACTATAAATGAAAAAAGAAGAAAAAAATTAAGAGATAAAGAATTTAAAAAAATTAAAGAAACTCTATTTTCTTATGAGTTTGAAAGTACTCAAAAAAATGCTGTCAATAAAAATTTTGACTTTGAAAATTATCTGTATTCAGGAGATTATGTAAAAGTTATAAAAGATTTTAAAGATTACTATGGTTTTACTTATCAAGCAGGGGAAAAATTTTATTTTGCCTGTGTATATTTTTTACCTTATGAAGATGGTTATACACTTTATATTTCAAAAAATAAACTTAATATAAGTCCTATTTACCTTCAAAATAGGGAAGAAACACAGGGTGAAATTTGTTCTCACCCAGAAAAATATTTTGAGATTATAGAGCAAGGAAGATTTAAAAGATGA
- a CDS encoding DUF3601 domain-containing protein — MYSYLYDNKFLLWTTIIFMFIGMITVTVILYIFFLSIVKRKKSKKEMEKLLEILSTVKNNNRIERDKEMEKLSETLSPYEFESTQLNYVNKSFNFEKYLYSGDYVKVIKAFKDYYGFTHQVGEKWYFASQYSLLSEYGDVLYISTDKINVDTIYLEDRKDNLYAHPEEYFEILEQGRFKRKI; from the coding sequence ATGTATTCTTATTTATATGATAATAAATTCTTATTGTGGACTACTATTATATTTATGTTTATTGGAATGATTACTGTCACTGTTATTCTATACATATTCTTTTTATCAATTGTTAAACGAAAAAAAAGTAAAAAAGAAATGGAAAAGCTTTTAGAAATTCTTTCAACTGTGAAAAATAATAATAGAATTGAAAGAGATAAAGAGATGGAGAAACTTTCAGAAACTCTTTCTCCTTATGAATTTGAAAGTACACAGCTTAATTATGTTAATAAAAGTTTTAACTTTGAAAAATACCTTTATTCAGGAGATTATGTAAAGGTGATAAAAGCTTTTAAAGATTACTATGGTTTTACTCATCAAGTAGGTGAAAAGTGGTATTTTGCTTCTCAATATTCTTTACTTTCTGAATATGGAGATGTTCTTTATATTTCAACAGATAAAATTAATGTAGATACTATCTATCTTGAAGATAGAAAAGATAATCTTTATGCTCACCCAGAAGAATATTTTGAGATTTTAGAACAAGGCAGATTTAAAAGGAAAATTTAA
- a CDS encoding cysteine synthase family protein, whose product MQQEKMKYLENLVGKTPMLELIFDYKGEERRIFVKNESYNLTGSIKDRMAFYTLKKAYEKGEIKKGTSIVEATSGNTGIAFSAMGAILGHPVIIYMPDWMSEERKSLIRSFGAKIVLVSREEGGFLGSIEKTKEFAKNNPDTYLPSQFSNPYNSEAHYYGIGLEIVNEMKSLNLSIDGFVAGVGTGGTVMGIGQRIKENFSNAKISPLEPLNSPTLSTGYKVAKHRIEGISDEFIPDLVKLDKLDKVVSVDDGDAIVMAQKLAKCGLGVGISSGANFIGALMLQNKLGKNSVIVTVFPDDNKKYLSTDLMREEKVKEHFLSKDIILKEIKNVLRIF is encoded by the coding sequence ATGCAACAAGAAAAAATGAAATATTTAGAAAATTTAGTTGGTAAAACTCCTATGTTAGAATTGATATTTGATTATAAAGGAGAAGAAAGAAGAATTTTTGTAAAAAATGAAAGTTATAATTTAACTGGAAGTATTAAAGATAGAATGGCATTTTACACTTTAAAAAAAGCTTATGAAAAAGGTGAAATTAAAAAAGGTACATCTATTGTTGAAGCAACAAGTGGAAATACAGGTATAGCTTTCTCTGCTATGGGAGCAATCTTAGGGCATCCTGTTATTATTTATATGCCAGACTGGATGAGTGAAGAAAGAAAGTCTTTAATTCGTTCTTTTGGAGCAAAAATTGTTTTGGTGAGTAGAGAAGAAGGAGGATTTTTAGGAAGTATAGAAAAGACAAAAGAGTTTGCTAAAAATAATCCTGATACTTATTTGCCTAGCCAATTTTCTAACCCTTATAACAGTGAAGCACATTATTATGGAATAGGTTTAGAAATTGTAAATGAAATGAAAAGTTTAAATTTAAGCATTGATGGTTTTGTTGCAGGAGTTGGAACTGGTGGAACAGTTATGGGAATAGGGCAAAGAATTAAAGAAAATTTCTCTAATGCAAAAATATCTCCACTTGAGCCTTTAAATTCTCCAACTTTATCTACTGGATATAAGGTTGCTAAACATAGAATAGAAGGAATTTCTGATGAGTTTATACCTGATTTAGTGAAATTAGATAAACTTGACAAGGTAGTAAGTGTAGATGATGGAGATGCTATTGTTATGGCACAAAAACTTGCTAAATGTGGTTTAGGAGTTGGAATATCATCTGGGGCTAATTTTATAGGAGCATTGATGTTACAAAATAAACTTGGAAAAAATAGTGTTATAGTAACTGTATTTCCTGATGATAATAAAAAATATCTAAGTACAGATTTGATGAGAGAAGAAAAAGTAAAAGAACATTTTTTATCAAAAGATATAATTCTAAAAGAAATAAAGAATGTTCTTAGGATATTTTAA
- a CDS encoding GNAT family N-acetyltransferase, with amino-acid sequence MIRKCRLEDKKDWVRLNKQFIEYEYKDENVWNSPLKFGNLEEDFELILNDTSTILFAIIEEEKMIGFMNIQCFYSVWSHGKVFFLDDFFIEENFRGKGYGEKALKDLQEYAKKIGIKRIQLMAENTNPKAIEFYKKHKFNEQEIHLFLKYLI; translated from the coding sequence ATGATTAGAAAATGCAGATTGGAAGATAAAAAAGATTGGGTTAGATTAAATAAACAATTTATAGAATATGAATATAAAGATGAAAATGTTTGGAATTCTCCTCTTAAATTTGGAAATTTAGAAGAAGATTTTGAATTAATTTTAAATGATACCTCAACTATTTTATTTGCTATTATAGAGGAAGAAAAAATGATAGGTTTTATGAATATTCAATGTTTTTATAGTGTATGGAGTCATGGAAAAGTGTTTTTCTTAGATGATTTCTTTATTGAAGAAAATTTTAGAGGGAAAGGTTATGGAGAAAAAGCACTTAAAGATTTACAAGAATATGCAAAAAAAATTGGAATAAAAAGAATTCAATTAATGGCTGAAAATACAAATCCAAAAGCAATAGAATTCTATAAAAAACATAAATTCAATGAACAAGAAATTCATTTATTTTTAAAATATTTAATTTAA